One Melitaea cinxia chromosome 20, ilMelCinx1.1, whole genome shotgun sequence DNA segment encodes these proteins:
- the LOC123663644 gene encoding peptidoglycan-recognition protein LB-like, with protein MSINATKTVILEQGYAYQPSILLEGEPLKEVDKFCYLGSTVSNNLSIDGEIDIRIGKAATTFGRLLPNESEGNEVTTYNFPFITRAQWKARQSKKTLPLPSPVPYVVIHHSYMPPACHTSVECYQAMKSMQNFHMDDRNWWDIGYHFAVGSDGVAYEGRGWGILGAHALHFNNVSIGICLIGDWTNTVPPAQQLKTAQALIAAGVDKGYIKSDYKLVGHRQVRETECPGDALFYEIQSWKNYSPFPASVDDLPQVIQLGR; from the exons ATGTCCATAAATGCAACGAAGACCGTAATTCTAGAGCAGGGCTACGCCTACCAGCCTTCTATCTTGCTGGAAGGCGAACCCTTGAAAGAAGTCGACAAGTTCTGTTACTTGGGGTCAACTGTGTCGAACAATCTTTCCATTGACGGAGAGATTGATATCCGCATCGGCAAAGCGGCCACGACGTTCGGCAGGCTGC TTCCAAACGAATCTGAAGGAAATGAAGTTACCACGTACAACTTTCCCTTCATAACACGAGCTCAATGGAAAGCTAGACAGTCTAAGAAAACATTGCCATTGCCATCTCCTGTACCGTACGTCGTGATCCATCATTCGTATATGCCACCAGCATGCCATACCAGCGTGGAATGCTATCAAGCTATGAAGAGTATGCAGAACTTTCACATGGACGACAGGAATTGGTGGGACATTGGATATCA TTTCGCTGTTGGGAGCGACGGTGTAGCTTATGAAGGTAGGGGATGGGGCATCTTAGGCGCTCATGCGTTACATTTCAACAACGTAAGCATTGGAATATGCCTCATTGGAGATTGGACAA ataCTGTACCACCAGCGCAACAACTTAAAACAGCACAAGCCTTGATAGCAGCAGGAGTTGACAAGGGATATATTAAGAGCGACTATAAACTGGTGGGGCACAGGCAGGTTAGAGAGACCGAATGCCCCGGGGATGCTTTGTTCTACGAAATACAAAGCTGGAAAAATTACTCGCCGTTCCCCGCGTCTGTTGATGATTTACCACAAGTTATTCAGTTAGGACGATAG